In the genome of Planctomyces sp. SH-PL62, the window AAGGACCATCCCGACCGGCCCTGCTTCGTGAACCTCTGGCTCGACGATCCACACACCCCCTGGGTCCCCTCGGCCGAGGACATGGCGCCCGGCAAGGACGGCCGGGGGCGGGCAAGGGGGCGACGCCCGAACGGCTGCGAGGCGTGCTGGAGGAAGTCGACCGCCAGGTCGGCCGGCTCCTGGAGGCGATCCGCAACGACCCCCAGGCGCGGCCGACGCTCGTCCTGTTCCTCTCCGACAACGGACCGCTGCCGACCTTCGACCGCCGCCGGTCGGGGGGGTTGCGAGGGAGCAAGATGAGCCTGTACGAAGGGGGCGTGCGGCTCCCCTTCATCGCCTGGGGGCCCGGCCTGGTCCCCCCGGGGGTGACGAACACGGCGACCGTGCTCTCGGCCGTCGACCTGCTCCCCACGCTCGGGGCGCTCGCCGGCGCGCCCGTTCCCCCGGGCCATGATCCGGACGGCGAGAACCTGCTCCCGGCCCTCCTCGGCGAGCGTCCCCGGCGGTCCAAACCGCTGTACTGGGAGTACGGCCGGAACCCGACCGCGTTCGCCTATCCGAAGGGCGAGGACCGCTCGCCCAATGTGGCGATCCTGGACGGCGACTGGAAACTCCTCGTCGACGCCGACGGCTCCGGCGCCCAGTTGTACGACCTCTCCCAAGACCCCGAAGAGCGCCAGGACCGCGCCGGCGCCGAACCGGAGCGAGTCCGTCGCCTCGTCGACTCCGCCCTGAACTGGCGAAGGGCCATGCCGTGAAGGCGGCCGGACACCCATCAGAGAACTCCTGATTTGAAGAACTCAGCAACCCCCCACGAACCGGACTGGGCGATCGCGTCCACCAAGCTGGTCCTGGCCTGCGACGAGGCCATCGGACGATTCGCGCGCGAGCATCCCGACGCCTGCTGCTCGTTCCTGGCCCTGGCGGTCGGCTCGTGCTTTGGAGAGGTCGTGATCGCGTTCGACACGCTGGCCAACGGGCTCGCGCGGGCGAAGCGGCACGAATCCCTGGTCGTCCGCACGCGCAACCGGACGCTCGCCACCGAGTTCGGCTGGCGGAACGTCGGCTTCCACCTGAACCGCTCGCTGATCGTCTCGCACGCCCCGTCGGCCGCCGAGTTCGCTTACCCCGACTTCGCGCGGATGCACTTCGCGGACTGGGAGCCCTATTTCCTGGATCGCGACCGTCCCGCCGAGGACGATCCGACGGGGAAGGTGGCGGTGCTGCTCCAGGGGGTGGCGAACTCCATCGTCGACCGCGGCTTGCTCCGGAGGCTGAACCTGGCGTCCCCCTTCTACGTCGGCGCCGAGTTCGCGCGGGAGGACCTGGGCCTGGTGGTCCTGCGAGCGACCAACTGGCCGTCGTGACCGCCGCCGCCGGGGCTCGCGGATTAAAGGCGGATCAGGAACAGTGCAGAGACGGGGGACAATAGTCGATATAGGGAATCAGCGGGAGCCGGGTGGCGAGGGATCTGCGTCGAGTCCGTTCACGGATGACCCTGATGTTCAAACGATCGCGTGGCTTGAAGCGACGTTCGACGGCCCTCCGGCCCGGCGGTGAAGGGTTGGAGACGCGTCGACTGTTGACCTCCGGCTGGCCCTCCTATCTGTCGCCCGCCGAATTGAGGTCGCTGCTGAACGAGCCGCTCGGCTACCCGGTCGTGCGGCCGAACACGCCGGTCCTCCCCTTCGGGGTCGCGGCCAGGGACGCGACCTACATCGACCCCTCGGCCTGCGTGACGAACGGTTACGCGGTGATCGTGGGGACCCGCAGCTTCATCGGCCCGTATGCGAAGCTGAACGCGACGGACGGCGTCGTGAAGATCGGCGGCGGGACGACGATCCTGGATAACGCGTCGATCACGGCGAATCCGACCCACACGAAGGGGGCCGCCGTCCCCGAGGTGAGGATCGGCGACGGCGTGGAGGTCGGCTACGGGGCCGTGGTGACCGGCCCGGCCGTCATCGGCGGGTTCGGGGCGGCCAGCCAGCCGACGTCCATCGGCGCCGGGGCGGTGATCGACGATGCGACGATCGAGCCCGGCGCGTTCGTCTCGTCCCAGGCCCGGGTGGGCCCCGGCGTCACGGTGCCGGCGGGCATGAGGGTCCTGGCCGGCGCGAACGTCACGACGAACGCCGAGGCGACCGATCCGGCGCTCGGCAAGGTGACGCCCGTCACGGAGGCCGACCTCGCCGAGTTCGGCCGGTCGATCACGGCCAACCTGCAACTGGGCGTCGGCTACATCACGCTTTATCAGGGCCAGTCCAGCACCGGGGTGAGCCCTGGCTCGCTCCCCTCGCGGGCGGGGATCTTCAACGGCAACCTCTCCACGATCCTAGGTTCGAACGTGCAGCCGGGACCGCCCGCCACGTTCCTCCCCCCCGGGACGGCCCCGAAGTATCCCACGCCCCACCGAGGGCTCGCGCAAGGGGTGCTCGTCGGCTTCCCCGCCCGGGCCACGGGGAACGCCTCGTTCCTCCAGCGGGCTCGCTTCGTCGCGTCGAACGTCGGCCGTCGCAACGCGATCCGGGCCGATCAGGGCCAGCCGATCACCATCGGCTCGATCGCCCGCACCGGCTACGGCGTCACCCTCAACGCCCCGAACGGCGGCTCCCTTGCGATCGGCCAGCGCTTCATCGCCGGCGACGGCGCGGTGATCCTCGGCGGGGCGACCGGGACGAACTCCGTGATCGGCGACGACGTGAACGTCGGCGCCGGGGCCGTCGTCCAGGGCTCCTCGCTGGGCGCCGGCTCCACCGTCGGCCCGCTCGCCTACCTCGTCAATTCCAGCTTCCCCGACGGGACCCACATCCCCGCCGGTGCGATCTACGTGGACAACGCGCTCGTCGGCCAGGTCGGCCGCTGACCCCGACGAGCGCCTGAACTTCGTTCCGACCGCGGGGCCGCCGGCGATAACCCATCGCCCCGGCCCCGCGACGTCGTTTCGAACGATCCCGGCTCGCGGGCGGTCAGGTGCCGGCGTCGGGGGCGGCGGGTATGGCCGCGAAGTCCGGCCCCTTGCGGGTGCGGGGGACGAGCTGGAGAGACTCGGGCGTGAGGAGCCTCGCGGGGAGCGAAGGGGCCTTGCGATCCAGGAACTCGACGTCGACGACGGCCGCGTCGTCCCTGGCGACGAAGTTGTTCAGCCAGTCGTTGCGGGCGTACCGCTGGGGAGGAACCCCGGTGCGGCCGCCGTCGTCGGCGCGGTAGACGGTGATCTCATGGTAGCCGACCTGCTCGCCGGTCCATCGAATCCGGTCGGCCAGGTTGTCGGCCCGGCCGCGGCCGTCGACGCGGAACAGGGGGGCGCCGTCGGCCCCGGTGCTGAAGATCGAGTCCTTGGCGTCGACCTGCGCGAGCGGCAGCTCGGCCTCGTCGATCGAGGTCTCCAGGTGGACCAGCCCCCCCTTCGCCCGAGAGAGGACGCGATCGAGGCGAAGCGCCAGAGAAGGCGTCTCTCGCGCGGGGGTGGTGCAGCCGTGGGCGTGCAGGAGGCTGCCGTCGGCGGCGACGATCACATTGTCCAGGCGGGCGTCGAGCCGCTGGTTCGAGGAGACGGTGATTGCGTCGCCCACGGTTCGGAGGAACGCGTCCCGGATCCGAACGACGGCCGGTCCCGTCGACGCCGCGGCGGCCTTGGCGGGGAGCACGGCGACGGCGGCGTGGGCCGGGGCCTGGCCCACCAGGCTGACCGTGCAATCGGTCAACTCCACCGAGGCGCCGGCGACCAGCCCGACGGCCGCCAGGCGACCCATCGACTGATGGTCGAGGTCCTCGACCACGAGATCCAGGCCCCGGAGCTTGAGTTCCCCCCCCTGGACGTTGAACAGGGAGGTCCAGGTCGACGGCGAGGGGGTCCCGAACGGCGAGGGCCGGAGCCGGAGCCGTGGACGGTGCTCGCCGGGCTCGGCCGCGAACGACCAGGAGCCGGCCGGGAGATCGATCGTGGCCAGCTCCAGTTCGACGCCCGACGCGATGTGGACCTCGCCTCCGTCGGGGCCGAGATGGGTGATCAGGTTCTGCAACTGCTCGGGGCTTCGCGCCACGTCCTCGCCGAAGGTCGTCGCGACCCGCGGTCGGGTTTCGGCGTGGGCCTGGTCCGGCGCGGCGGGCGCGGCGACGGCAGACGGCTCGGGAGCGACGGCGCCCGCGGCCGCGACCTCGAAATGGGTCTCCTCCTCGTCGGCCGCGTCCAGCTTCGTCATGGGGGGCATGGTCGGGACGCTGGGAGGATCGTCGGTGGACGCGACGGCCTCCTCGACGGGCGCCGCGACCGGGGCCGGAGCCGGGGGCGTCGGGTCTCGCGGGGGGGGCACGGCGGCGACCGGCCCGATCGCGGGGGCGACGGCCATCGTGGCCGACGGGAGGACGATCGACCCGGGGCGAGCCGGGACGGCCTCGGCGATCTGGGCGCCGAATGGGCCCTTGCTCGCGCCGAGGGGGGTGGTCCGGGCGTGGGAGGCGGCGACCCGGAACACGCGCGAGGGGCTCTCGCGGCCCAGGGCCAGCTCGCGCGCCGGTTCGGGCGTCTCCCAGACGGGCGGGGCGGCGAGCACGGACCGCACCTCGCGGAGGTCGGCTCGCCAGCGGTCGAAGTCGCGGACGGCGTCCTCGGAGGCCGGCTTGCCGGCGACCTCGAGGAAGGCGCCGAAGTCGCCGTAAAGGTTCGCGCGGCCGGCCCAGGCCAGCGTCCTCGGGTCGTCGACGACGGCCAGGCTCCGCGCGGGGATGGAGGAATCGCCCGGGGCGAAGACGCAGTCGTCGACCTGGAAACGGGCCTGCGGGCCCCGGACCTGGAAGACGGGGGCGGCGCCCGCCATGAAGCTGGAGCGGCGGATCAGGACGTCGCGCGGGCCGGGGGTGGTCGCGTCGTCGTCGTCGAGCAGGACGGCGGTGCCGCCCGGCCCGAAGGTGCAGTCGACGAGCTGGAGGTCGGTCGGCCCCTCGCAGTCGAACGCGGCGGCGCCCGTATCGAAATGGCACTGCTCGGCGACGATCGCCGGGGGCCGCCCGCCGGCCGCCGGGTCGGGTCGAGAGACGCGGCCGAGGATCGCCGGGAGGCCCGCGCC includes:
- a CDS encoding sulfatase, whose amino-acid sequence is MRNDPQARPTLVLFLSDNGPLPTFDRRRSGGLRGSKMSLYEGGVRLPFIAWGPGLVPPGVTNTATVLSAVDLLPTLGALAGAPVPPGHDPDGENLLPALLGERPRRSKPLYWEYGRNPTAFAYPKGEDRSPNVAILDGDWKLLVDADGSGAQLYDLSQDPEERQDRAGAEPERVRRLVDSALNWRRAMP
- a CDS encoding carbonic anhydrase/acetyltransferase → MKRRSTALRPGGEGLETRRLLTSGWPSYLSPAELRSLLNEPLGYPVVRPNTPVLPFGVAARDATYIDPSACVTNGYAVIVGTRSFIGPYAKLNATDGVVKIGGGTTILDNASITANPTHTKGAAVPEVRIGDGVEVGYGAVVTGPAVIGGFGAASQPTSIGAGAVIDDATIEPGAFVSSQARVGPGVTVPAGMRVLAGANVTTNAEATDPALGKVTPVTEADLAEFGRSITANLQLGVGYITLYQGQSSTGVSPGSLPSRAGIFNGNLSTILGSNVQPGPPATFLPPGTAPKYPTPHRGLAQGVLVGFPARATGNASFLQRARFVASNVGRRNAIRADQGQPITIGSIARTGYGVTLNAPNGGSLAIGQRFIAGDGAVILGGATGTNSVIGDDVNVGAGAVVQGSSLGAGSTVGPLAYLVNSSFPDGTHIPAGAIYVDNALVGQVGR
- a CDS encoding serine/threonine-protein kinase; protein product: MGAVFRAHDSTLDRQVALKLLPPEQIDDPEVVQRFYQEGRSAARLDHENIARVYSLGQDGPWHFIIFEYVAGETVRRRVDEGGPMPVAEAVDVTLQIAQALVHAAIRGVVHRDVKPSNIIITPEGRAKLVDMGLARRFERRGERGGLTQTGMTLGTFDYISPEQARDPRSVDVRSDLYSLGCTLFHMLTGQPPFPGGTVLQKLLQHQEEPPPDVRELNPTVPPALARVLEKLLAKDRDRRCQSPEQLVRDLLHVAGRAGLALPHFDVAAPQADRPAWERPLVLLTPLGFVLLAAGLFFWTRELADPSASAPVVEYSPLRGSRTPPPLTPAAGLAATSSAPRKIDVRPGEDLAAVIAAAPHKSVVTLTEDGPYLLAGRATALRSDVARDVTIRAETGRRPVLRFAADGRSGDRSASALLTFTRGRIAIEGLTFEAEDRALDDRVAAILLDDAELRLKGCAFRRPADASAGAGLPAILGRVSRPDPAAGGRPPAIVAEQCHFDTGAAAFDCEGPTDLQLVDCTFGPGGTAVLLDDDDATTPGPRDVLIRRSSFMAGAAPVFQVRGPQARFQVDDCVFAPGDSSIPARSLAVVDDPRTLAWAGRANLYGDFGAFLEVAGKPASEDAVRDFDRWRADLREVRSVLAAPPVWETPEPARELALGRESPSRVFRVAASHARTTPLGASKGPFGAQIAEAVPARPGSIVLPSATMAVAPAIGPVAAVPPPRDPTPPAPAPVAAPVEEAVASTDDPPSVPTMPPMTKLDAADEEETHFEVAAAGAVAPEPSAVAAPAAPDQAHAETRPRVATTFGEDVARSPEQLQNLITHLGPDGGEVHIASGVELELATIDLPAGSWSFAAEPGEHRPRLRLRPSPFGTPSPSTWTSLFNVQGGELKLRGLDLVVEDLDHQSMGRLAAVGLVAGASVELTDCTVSLVGQAPAHAAVAVLPAKAAAASTGPAVVRIRDAFLRTVGDAITVSSNQRLDARLDNVIVAADGSLLHAHGCTTPARETPSLALRLDRVLSRAKGGLVHLETSIDEAELPLAQVDAKDSIFSTGADGAPLFRVDGRGRADNLADRIRWTGEQVGYHEITVYRADDGGRTGVPPQRYARNDWLNNFVARDDAAVVDVEFLDRKAPSLPARLLTPESLQLVPRTRKGPDFAAIPAAPDAGT